From the Lactuca sativa cultivar Salinas chromosome 9, Lsat_Salinas_v11, whole genome shotgun sequence genome, the window AATTTAACCTTAAAGCAAGTCTACAATATGCCACAATACGGGGAAGACATCGACATCAAACTGACCtactgaaaatgaaatttttgcggTCATattgaaaaacatgaaaaataatgCTAGAACATATCTGTAGACTTAAAATATAACCAAAAGAGTAAGTAATGAACGAGTAGAGTATGATCTACTTCCTATTAGTTCTGGCCCTGGATTTGGCTAACAGGCGTTCTATTTTGTACATACGTCTGTCTTGTGATATTTGTCGTTCTTGCAGTTCTCTAACTTCGGCTTGGGATGCCGCCAGTTCTCTCAGCAAGAAAATAGTACGACCCCTTGTCGCATTATGACTTTTTCTAGGTTGCGAATGTGAACAGTGTTGATTCCAGTAGCAGCATCAACCTGCATCACTCGGTCGATAGCGGCTCTTCCCTGTCCGTCGTTATGTGCCACACGACGAACTAACACTGGGAGGGCTCTGTCTATTGAGCCTCTTGTGTCTagattgtagaaacttcggtctccttGATAAGGATGGTTCTGACCCTGATCGTTACCCAACCTGTCTAAGTTTATCGCCTACAGAGGCGTCAGACCTTGCAAGTTTTGTCGTGGATTGGGATTCTAGGCAACTGGTGGTGGATTATAGGCTTCTGATTCTGAATCAGTATCTTCAGGAAAATTTTCtgcaaaatcatcatctaagggaATTTCAGGATTCTCTTATGGCTCTTTATTGAGCCATCCTTCATTCCCTAATTAGGGAAGTACGGGTCTCCTGgtggatggaatccagccattgttATCTAAGTGAGAATAGGTATATAAGAAATATCTAATATAATTAGTAACGATAAATTGCAAATACAAGTTTCTACGAGAGAAAATTACAGTTAACAGATAATGAATTCTGTTTGGAATAACTGCTACTGAGTCCTTCTATAAGTACATAGTGTAtactaattatatacaacttgggTCGAATACACCTTCGAATAAATGATCCTACTCcaaatccacatccaaacaaggaaaaggaaatcaAGCTTAGACCACTTATTCTGAGCCTATACAACCTTcattatatataaccatgatgtatgCACTTAGTACTTATAGAACTATCAGCAAGAGTCCTTTGTTTTCATGTAGTTTGTTCTTAgtatatagtgcctaaaatacccctatagtattttaaattataTGTTATGTTCTAGAGTTCTCCTTTATATGTATAGTTGGTATGTTTTAGACATGTCGCAACACtaccatcactcccaaacacgtgttggtcgtatctcaaaccaatatagttgattaggctatattgatcccatatatgattacataactgcctaggtttgatTGTAGTGTCCAACATTCAAATACTTTTGAGTTGTTATGATTGTGATATTGTTCTTGTATGTATGagtgttagtatacttcttgtaaTAATACTTAAATCtcaaaagtatacttttagtcagagctcTTAGCcctaatgtatttatagtttgtatatcttttatgaattgatataccgagttcactataaacaatgctctgataccaatatgccatacccccaaaccagacggcggaaatgcccgggggtggatgacttcatttgtagtatcacaacacatgctttatagtaatcaaagtacaaacaaccattgcattaataagtgTAAgtttttacatgtgttcaatcattgtatcttgacaccaaaatagttatagcaAAAGACAGAAAACATGACTCAAAacagctccgtcttctcaaaagcttggagagtacctgtctactgatttcctgagaatacaagtaatttgaaaagagagtatcaacataaagttgagtgagtgcataattaTTATGTTTGAAAGTATGTTTTCTGTCCTTTGAATATGTAAACcgttctagaaaatcctatattttctgctatataTGAAGAGTAGTTTTAATCTCATAAAACCGTTCTGTTTGTAAACCAATGTTCTGCATTTTTATTCCTTTGTAAAACCTGTAAAATTAAGTGTGCCTGGTTCCACTAGCTGttattgtaaattgtaatgtAATACTGTAAATTGTATCTTGTAAACTAGTACTTTGAAAATGTACTCATGTTTAGTTAATTATACACTAACatattgttaatatctttttaatgagttattataaccatagtaTGACTAGATGGCCTGAACCAAATGATTTGAATGCGtcaaaactgttgataacaattgtcacTCATAGACGTGTATGCCCGACTGTAACTAGCAGCccgagtgcggggttgtcaatcccaatatatatctatacatactTGTTTCAATCCCcaactggagattctggttataataacAGGACTTAAACTATGTTGTTTAAATGAATAAACAACCTAAACATTGTCTCATAAAAAGAATATAGACGTTACGTGTATAATAGTAATGAAaccccaatcattctgaaataaatgattgatagtATGTTCCTCGTTTAGTATACTTGGAATGTATTTGTAAGTTGTACACCCTTGTTTAGTTTTGAATCAAACCCTACTTCTTGTAAAGTACTGTACTTTAGTATACTTGACTCGTGAGTTAGTGTtcttgaatcataaattatacctattataatttatatgtatttcTGTATTGATACTAACTGTTCATGAATGCAACCCCTTGCTCGACATTTTACAAAGGGTATTGAAACtgaatgaaataacttttatatttatatacatatacaaacatataactAAAATTTAAATGACATTTAGACAAATAACcaataccctaagcccacatccaaacaaggaaaaggaaatagagttaGTTATCAGTCCTGAGCcctttaaatcttatatatatgatttttgggaacaatataagtttataaaatattttaaaaagtttaacatTTCGAAATACTTTTGGTgccttgatgtcattttaacacAATTTGAAACCATTTGATTTGAAGATGTTTGAAATCCATTTTGTAAAATATTTTGAAACCATTTGTTGGTAACAGAAAATCCTTGTGttagacttgtatccccccccccccttaaaactgtaaaaattatgaaaatacgggggtatgaactcaccttttaaAGGGAGATTCTATTGATGATTTGATATAGGACGTTTATTTCCGCAAGTGCAATCCCGTAGCAAAAGAAGTCCTATATAGCAATTTGTATAGTATATATGCAACCAATTAGCTAATATAATCATAAGAATGATTGGAAATTGAACTAATTTGTAAGTAtaacttacaaataagagtgttagaagcTAAATGGAGGCTAAATGGGTTCACGACCAGGAGGGTTCACGGCCCATGAGGTGTTCACGACCATGATGGTGTTCACTGCCCAGTGttcttgatgaatgaagaacACCTGAAGATCCTAAGCAGGTTTCTAAGAAGATTCAAAGGTTTTCATATaggtgttcttcgtgttcttcgcaTGTTCTTCGCGAAAACTAGTGAAATTAACGGATTTCAGCCTAGTATATGAAGATTGAAAGATGTTCTTGAAGTGATAACAAGATCAAGAAATGATACTTGTTAGATTTTATGAAGAACTAGTGATTATCGCGAAATATGATGAGAAAGGATGAGTTTAGCATGTtcttgaggagagaggatgatcttggctgatgatacttgagagagaaatcctTGGACTCACGGCCAGAAATGAAAGAATGAGAAAAATCatccaattatatatatatatatatatatatatatatatatatatatatatatatatatgtagggaGGAGTTCACGACCGAGGGGTTCACAAACGAAGGCGGTTTGCAAGGGTTCACAGCCTGCAAagggttcacggtcgtgaaccgtTTTGCGGTCCGAGCTGGTTTGTGGCCAAATGTTGTCACGGTCCAAAGGCAATGAATAGTTCACGGCTGCAAGGTCTCGGTCCAAAGGGAAAGAAAGATGAAAAATGATGCGAATGTTCTCGGATTCAATTAATTCCCTTCTTAAACACctaatattctttgggttttaaTATGCAAAGGTTAATATTCTAACCTTAATAAAAATCCAAACAATAAAGAGGACTTTAATTgacccaagtttgactttgattgactAGGGTTGACTTTACAAGTAGAAAATAACGGGATGTTAGATAGAATGAGTATTAGTAAATAAGTTGCCATTTTTGTAAACATCTACTTTTGGTACACTTGTCTTTTGGTAACAAGCTTCCAGTTCCTGTCCATAATGTTTGGTAGAATTGGAAGTTTGGTTCTAATTCGTTTACATGGTATGGTAAGGGTTTGTAGGAAGCTTTTTAAAGTACATTCCCCTTTTGGGTTGTTAACTGACATTAACATTTCAGAAGCTTTGTAAACTACATGGTACGATTGTTAACTTATCAATATATGTGCCAAGATCGCTACAATTGTTGTTACCTTCCTTTTTTGGTTAGTTTGTTAAGTAGGCTGCAATTAAATTTTCaagattttgtatttttttttatacatatgtatgtgtTAAAGGCAGAAAACATTAGAACGGTTTGCCTGAGAAAGAGAGaccgagagagagaaagaagttttGGTAGGAATAGAAATGCAGAAAACCGAAGCAAGCAAGCAAGACCGAAGCAAGCAAGGAGGAAGGCAGAAAACATCAGCAGAAAACCGTGATTGATAACAACAAACAAGAGAAGACCGAAGACCGAAGGACGTAAACGAGACCGGTGGTTTGCCTGAGAAAGAGAGACCGAGAGAGAGAATGAAGTTTTGGTAGGAATAGTTTGGATCAATGGGGGAGAATCAGGGGCGGATTTAGGGGGGTTCTGGGGTGGCACAGGCAACCCCTAAATTTTCCGGCCGCAGTggaaaaattttcgaaattttttaaaatttttattttttctactatCGTGCAACCCCTAATATAAAATCCTGCGTCCGCCCCGAAGAATGTTGGTGTTAATCCAAACTGAGTCAAAATTACCTGATTATCTTAGGGGTAGTTTAGTCTTTTTGTGTTTGATTTAGTAAAAGCCCATGAACGGCAGTAGCTTGATTAGTGGGTAGAAGTTTCATTTTGTAGGATAGTTTGGCTATTTATTACTGTTATGAATTACAAGATATTAGAAGTTCTTTTGAAAGTAATATTCTTAGTGTCAACAGAAATTGTTGTTTTGATCGGAAATTGTTGTTTTGATCGGTTTTTGAGAGTGTGTGATTCTGGATCTGAAGATGCTGAATGTTGGATTCATTTCAAAAGAAGTGATACAAAAGTTACACAAAGTGCCGGACCTCACGTGAGCTTAATAGATAACTGTTTAAATAATATTCACTGATAAATTAGTACGAAACTAGTATTTGAATACACGAGGCCATTGGGATTTTATCATATCGACGGTGGTTGATACCGCTAGTAACACTTGGCACAAAATGAGGGTTATAGTGattaaatttatttgttttgGGTTACGTGTTTCTGTTTTGGAAGTGGCAGCAAGCAAGCTGGAATAAAATAGTAACTAAAAGGTGGAATGTGAGGGATAAACACAGGAAAAAAAACCGTTATATTTATCACTTGCGATCAAGAGCATTAAGCCCATCCACAATGATGGCTTCTTTTAACTTGTACACCGTTCCCGCCGCCACTACGGCCACCACCAACATAATCAAAACTAACTACTACCAACTTAAGACTCAAGCAAAGCAAACCCATCGCTTGAAAGCGTCATGCAACGCAATCCCGGATAAAAACAATGATAAAGCACTTGAAACTTCACTTCAAATGATAAACATTGACCGGAGAAACATAATACTCCGCCTCGGTGGTCTCTTTGTGGCCAGCAACATGACCTCGGTTCCTTTGGCCTACGCTAATGCAATTGCAGCTCGGTCTAATCACTCGGTTTGTGCTGCTTCGCCTTTAGGCATACAGAATCTTGGAACCCCCGTAAAGGAACCCATGGAGAATAGGGAAGATGTAGACACGAATAAGCTCGGATACGAATACAAATGGTCCGAAATCCCATGGGGAAGGAGTCAACCGACTGAATATGGCAAGGATTCAAAATTTGTAGATAAGTCTATAGGAATAGAGAAGAAGGTGGGGGAGGTGGAATTTCCAGTGAAGTTAAACAAGACAGTTAAGGTACTCGTGAAGAGGCCGGCTGTTAATAGGACCAAGGAGGACAAACAGAAAGCGAATGAGATTTTGTTGGTAAATGGAGTGAGATTCGATGGTGAGAAGTACGTCAAGTTCGATGTCTTTGTCAACGACATAGACAATGGAACCGAGACCACCCCGGCTGACAGTGAGTTTGCTGGTAGTTTCGC encodes:
- the LOC111889729 gene encoding polyphenol oxidase, chloroplastic-like; amino-acid sequence: MMASFNLYTVPAATTATTNIIKTNYYQLKTQAKQTHRLKASCNAIPDKNNDKALETSLQMINIDRRNIILRLGGLFVASNMTSVPLAYANAIAARSNHSVCAASPLGIQNLGTPVKEPMENREDVDTNKLGYEYKWSEIPWGRSQPTEYGKDSKFVDKSIGIEKKVGEVEFPVKLNKTVKVLVKRPAVNRTKEDKQKANEILLVNGVRFDGEKYVKFDVFVNDIDNGTETTPADSEFAGSFAQLPHGKTDRMMMMSGVRFGLTELLEDIKAEDDEYVLVKLVPRTGCDDVTVSEIKIELVPVV